One genomic region from Streptomyces sp. NBC_00457 encodes:
- a CDS encoding glycosyltransferase family 2 protein, translating into MSVHSHTAAHQDAAAAPEFPRHVVTAVLVSHDGARWLPDALAGLLGQERPVQYAMAADTGSADHSAQLLTDALGADRVLHLARRTGFGQAVEEAGRTAPLLTPDELPYLKRPSGWDPVTRTWRDDAYDLPELPYGEPVQWLWLLHDDCAPEPDALAQLLRVVESEHELGRDDIAVVGPKLRGWYDRRQLLEVGVTIANSGRRWTGLDRREQDQGQHDHVRSVLSVSTAGMLVRRDVFEELGGFDRRLPLMRDDVDLCWRAQAAGHRVLIAPEAVVRHAEAASRERRTVDCVGRTSASPHKVDKAGAVYTLLVNTRTAVLPWVLVRLVLGTLLRTVAYLVGKVPGQALDEIRGLLSVLLRPERIISGRRRRGRPQIEKDELRALFPPPGATVRATVEQAAGSLFRDSDPETAGGAGRHGGAVESGPGGDDADFLEIEQFARLKRIARNPGPMLFLVLLFVSLIACRQLLGGGALAGGALLPAPAEASELWSRYLDSWHGVAAGGTSSAPPYLAFVALLASALFGSTGLAVTVLLVCSVPLAGLAAYFVSRPLVESRLLRAWAAVVYAFLPAATGALAGGRIGTAVLAILLPLLARAGIAASGLGNASGARGSWRATWAYALLLTVTTAFTPIVWPIALILGIGVLAVRRADITAHGLRFLAQLGTPLLVLAPWSLTLFPSGFFEEAGLEYGASAASATDLLGASPGGPGTVNGLMLIGIVLAALAALLRSHRQFGIWTAWAVALVGLVFAVLSNSSTWAGPATLVYGIALLAAAALGADGARARVAEQSFGWRQPVAALIAFASAAGPLLVAAGWMISGADGPLERRDPVQVPAFVAEESNTRDQARTLVLDSDSAAHVGYMLVRGSGARMGDGELAAADGENATLDKVVANLVAGSGADQSDQLGKFAVRYVLVHQGAPREVTRVLDATPGLSRLSQQDGGALWRVDQQVSRAAIVAESGSGSAQSVAAGPVEIHTTIPAGAEGRILRLADTADEGWTATLDGKPLTRKTVDGWAQGFELPASGGQLDVTFDAPLTHTAWLWAQGSLAVVLVVMALPGRRRDVDDDLPEEVAVVPAEAVPGEGRRARRLRAQAEAEETDQAEEFPPPPPQEPPAAIPQQQPYGEWDSTYAGAQYGGYDGEQYQGATQQQYPDGSYGQQYPADPYQGGQYDPYAYGGPGQPGSYDQQAYEQSAYDQQAYEQGQDGTYHQGYDATYDPAQPYPNGSERPDGSQQ; encoded by the coding sequence ATGTCCGTGCACAGTCATACGGCAGCCCACCAAGACGCCGCTGCCGCGCCTGAGTTTCCGCGTCATGTAGTGACAGCGGTGCTCGTCTCCCATGACGGCGCCCGCTGGCTGCCCGACGCGCTCGCCGGGCTGCTCGGCCAGGAGCGCCCCGTCCAGTACGCCATGGCGGCCGACACCGGCAGCGCGGACCACTCCGCCCAACTGCTCACCGACGCCCTCGGCGCCGACCGTGTGCTGCATCTCGCCCGTCGCACCGGCTTCGGCCAGGCCGTCGAGGAGGCGGGCCGCACCGCCCCACTCCTCACCCCGGACGAGCTGCCCTACCTGAAGCGCCCGAGCGGCTGGGACCCCGTCACCCGCACCTGGCGCGACGACGCGTACGACCTGCCCGAACTCCCTTACGGGGAGCCGGTGCAATGGCTGTGGCTGCTGCACGACGACTGCGCCCCTGAGCCGGACGCCCTGGCCCAACTGCTGCGCGTCGTGGAGAGCGAGCACGAACTCGGCCGCGACGACATCGCCGTCGTAGGCCCCAAGCTCCGCGGTTGGTACGACCGGCGCCAGCTGCTCGAGGTCGGCGTCACCATCGCCAACTCCGGCCGCCGCTGGACCGGCCTGGACCGCCGCGAACAGGACCAGGGCCAGCACGACCACGTCCGGTCCGTGCTGTCCGTGTCCACCGCCGGCATGCTCGTGCGGCGCGATGTCTTCGAGGAGCTCGGTGGATTCGACCGCCGGCTGCCCCTGATGCGTGACGACGTCGACCTGTGCTGGCGGGCCCAGGCCGCCGGTCACCGCGTTCTCATCGCCCCCGAGGCGGTCGTACGACACGCCGAGGCGGCCTCCCGTGAGCGCCGCACCGTCGACTGCGTGGGCCGTACGTCGGCCTCCCCGCACAAGGTCGACAAGGCCGGCGCCGTCTACACGCTGCTGGTCAACACGCGGACGGCCGTGCTGCCCTGGGTCCTGGTGCGGCTGGTGCTCGGCACCCTGCTGCGGACCGTCGCCTATCTCGTGGGCAAGGTCCCCGGGCAGGCCCTCGACGAGATCCGGGGCCTGCTGTCGGTGCTGCTGCGGCCCGAGCGGATCATCTCCGGGCGGCGCAGGCGCGGCCGCCCGCAGATAGAGAAGGACGAGCTGCGAGCGCTGTTCCCGCCGCCCGGCGCGACCGTGCGGGCCACCGTCGAGCAGGCCGCGGGCAGCCTCTTCCGCGACTCCGACCCCGAGACCGCCGGCGGTGCCGGGCGGCACGGGGGCGCGGTCGAGTCCGGGCCCGGCGGGGACGACGCGGACTTCCTGGAGATAGAGCAGTTCGCGCGCCTGAAGCGCATCGCCCGCAACCCCGGCCCGATGCTCTTCCTGGTGCTGCTGTTCGTCTCGCTCATCGCCTGCCGCCAACTGCTCGGCGGCGGCGCGCTCGCGGGCGGCGCGCTGCTGCCCGCCCCGGCCGAAGCGAGCGAGCTGTGGTCGCGGTACCTGGACTCCTGGCACGGAGTGGCCGCCGGCGGCACCTCGTCCGCGCCGCCGTATCTCGCGTTCGTCGCCCTGCTGGCCTCCGCGCTGTTCGGCTCCACCGGGCTGGCGGTCACGGTTCTGCTGGTCTGCTCGGTGCCGCTGGCCGGTCTCGCCGCGTACTTCGTCTCCCGCCCGCTCGTCGAGTCGCGGCTGCTGCGCGCGTGGGCGGCCGTCGTCTACGCCTTCCTGCCTGCCGCCACCGGCGCGCTCGCCGGCGGCCGCATCGGCACGGCCGTCCTCGCGATCCTGCTGCCGCTCCTCGCGCGCGCGGGCATCGCGGCCAGCGGCCTGGGGAACGCCTCGGGGGCGCGCGGCAGTTGGCGCGCCACCTGGGCGTACGCCCTGCTGCTGACCGTCACCACCGCGTTCACGCCGATCGTGTGGCCCATCGCGCTGATCCTCGGCATCGGCGTGCTGGCCGTGCGCCGCGCCGACATCACCGCCCACGGCCTGCGCTTCCTGGCCCAGCTCGGCACCCCCCTGCTGGTGCTCGCGCCCTGGTCGCTGACCCTGTTCCCGTCCGGCTTCTTCGAGGAGGCCGGTCTGGAGTACGGCGCCTCGGCCGCGTCCGCCACAGACCTGCTCGGCGCAAGCCCCGGCGGGCCCGGCACGGTGAACGGGCTGATGCTCATCGGTATCGTGCTGGCCGCGCTGGCCGCCCTGTTGCGCTCCCACCGTCAGTTCGGAATCTGGACGGCCTGGGCCGTGGCTCTGGTGGGCCTCGTCTTCGCGGTCCTGTCCAACAGCTCCACCTGGGCCGGCCCCGCGACCCTCGTCTACGGCATCGCCCTCCTCGCCGCCGCCGCGCTCGGTGCCGACGGGGCACGCGCGCGTGTCGCCGAGCAGAGCTTCGGCTGGCGTCAGCCGGTGGCCGCGCTGATCGCTTTCGCCTCGGCCGCTGGCCCGCTGCTCGTCGCCGCGGGCTGGATGATCAGCGGCGCCGACGGGCCGTTGGAGCGGCGCGACCCGGTGCAGGTGCCCGCGTTCGTCGCCGAGGAGAGCAACACCCGCGACCAGGCCCGCACCCTCGTCCTCGACAGCGACTCCGCGGCCCATGTCGGCTACATGCTCGTCCGCGGTTCCGGGGCACGGATGGGCGACGGCGAACTGGCCGCGGCGGACGGTGAGAACGCGACGCTCGACAAGGTCGTCGCCAACCTCGTAGCCGGGTCCGGCGCCGATCAGTCCGACCAGCTCGGCAAGTTCGCCGTGCGCTATGTCCTCGTCCACCAGGGCGCCCCGCGCGAGGTGACCCGCGTGCTGGATGCCACGCCCGGGCTGTCCCGGCTGAGCCAGCAGGACGGCGGGGCGCTGTGGCGGGTCGACCAGCAGGTCTCGCGGGCGGCGATAGTCGCCGAGTCGGGCTCCGGGAGCGCGCAGTCCGTCGCCGCCGGGCCCGTGGAGATCCACACCACGATTCCGGCAGGCGCCGAGGGAAGGATCCTGCGGCTCGCCGACACCGCCGACGAGGGCTGGACGGCCACCCTGGACGGCAAGCCGCTGACGCGCAAGACGGTCGACGGATGGGCCCAGGGCTTCGAACTCCCCGCCTCCGGCGGGCAGCTGGACGTCACCTTCGACGCGCCGCTCACCCACACCGCCTGGCTGTGGGCCCAGGGCTCCCTCGCCGTCGTCCTCGTCGTCATGGCCCTGCCCGGCCGCCGCCGGGACGTCGACGACGACCTCCCGGAGGAGGTGGCGGTCGTCCCGGCCGAGGCCGTACCGGGCGAGGGCCGCCGCGCCCGCCGCCTGCGCGCCCAGGCGGAGGCCGAAGAGACGGACCAGGCCGAGGAGTTCCCGCCTCCGCCGCCACAGGAGCCCCCGGCAGCGATTCCGCAGCAGCAGCCGTACGGCGAGTGGGACTCGACCTACGCGGGCGCCCAGTACGGCGGCTATGACGGCGAGCAGTACCAGGGCGCCACCCAGCAGCAGTACCCGGACGGGTCGTACGGCCAGCAGTACCCGGCGGACCCGTACCAGGGCGGGCAGTACGACCCTTACGCGTACGGCGGTCCGGGCCAGCCGGGCTCCTACGACCAGCAGGCGTACGAGCAGAGCGCGTACGACCAGCAGGCGTACGAGCAGGGCCAGGACGGGACCTATCACCAGGGCTACGACGCGACGTACGACCCGGCACAGCCGTACCCGAACGGCAGTGAGCGCCCCGACGGGAGTCAGCAGTGA
- a CDS encoding DUF5719 family protein codes for MNRTTLSLIAGATALAAVTGFAALTAPEATGTDTAKAAAELPVERTSLLCPAPSTSDLAETSYSSFTPVTKGADGDGSAELRPAGEEQAGGEAKGEKADKPVLEPKEPGTPVTGDVSGADSPALVGTAEGKFAPGWTVQQTTEVDVGTGRGLQGVNCSAPDTDFWFPGASTAADRTDYVHLTNPDDSAAVVDLELYGKDGALESTAGEGITVQPHSSEPVLLSTLTADKQTNVTVHVNVRSGRVGAAVQALDEKLGGDWLSATTDPASSLVLPGIPKDATEVRLIAFTPGDADADLKVRLASPSGSITPAGNETLHVKAGMTTAVDLGDVTRGEAGSLVLTPTDQSVPVVAAVRVVRGEGAKQETAFIPATSPVGTRATVADNTEKDSTLALTAPTGTAKVKVTASAGSDGGTAVSKTYTIKSGTTQDVEAPVPTGVKGAYALTVETVSGAPVYASRTLARTANGLPAFTVQTLPDDRGMVSVPEADEDLAVLQK; via the coding sequence GTGAACCGCACCACCCTGTCCCTGATCGCCGGCGCCACCGCCCTCGCCGCCGTCACCGGATTCGCCGCGCTGACCGCGCCGGAGGCGACCGGCACGGACACCGCGAAGGCGGCGGCCGAACTGCCCGTGGAGCGCACGAGTCTGCTGTGCCCGGCGCCGAGCACATCGGATCTCGCCGAGACGTCGTACTCGTCCTTCACACCCGTCACAAAGGGCGCGGACGGCGACGGCTCGGCCGAACTGCGGCCCGCGGGGGAGGAGCAGGCCGGGGGCGAGGCGAAGGGCGAGAAGGCCGACAAGCCCGTACTGGAGCCGAAGGAACCCGGGACGCCGGTCACCGGAGATGTCTCCGGCGCCGACTCGCCCGCGCTGGTGGGCACGGCCGAGGGGAAGTTCGCGCCCGGGTGGACCGTGCAGCAGACCACGGAGGTCGACGTGGGCACGGGGCGGGGGCTGCAGGGAGTCAACTGTTCCGCGCCGGACACGGACTTCTGGTTCCCCGGAGCCAGCACCGCGGCGGACCGTACCGACTATGTGCATCTGACGAACCCCGACGACTCCGCCGCGGTCGTCGACCTCGAGCTGTACGGCAAGGACGGGGCGCTGGAGTCGACGGCGGGGGAGGGCATCACGGTTCAGCCGCACTCCAGTGAGCCGGTGCTGCTGTCGACGCTCACCGCGGACAAACAGACCAACGTGACCGTGCATGTGAACGTACGCAGCGGGCGGGTGGGCGCTGCGGTGCAGGCGCTGGACGAGAAGCTCGGCGGTGACTGGCTGTCCGCGACCACGGATCCGGCGAGCAGCCTGGTCCTGCCCGGCATCCCGAAGGACGCCACGGAGGTGCGGCTGATCGCCTTCACGCCCGGTGACGCGGACGCCGATCTCAAGGTGCGGCTGGCTTCTCCGTCCGGGTCGATCACACCGGCCGGGAACGAGACGCTGCACGTGAAGGCGGGCATGACCACGGCGGTCGATCTGGGCGACGTGACGCGTGGGGAGGCGGGCTCGCTGGTGCTGACGCCGACCGATCAGTCCGTGCCGGTCGTGGCCGCCGTGCGGGTCGTACGGGGCGAGGGCGCCAAGCAGGAGACGGCGTTCATCCCGGCGACGAGCCCGGTCGGCACGCGCGCGACGGTGGCCGACAACACGGAGAAGGACTCCACCCTGGCCCTGACCGCGCCCACCGGCACCGCGAAGGTCAAGGTCACCGCGTCCGCGGGCAGTGACGGAGGCACGGCCGTGTCGAAGACGTACACGATCAAGTCCGGCACGACACAGGACGTCGAGGCGCCGGTACCGACCGGTGTGAAGGGGGCGTACGCCCTGACCGTGGAGACGGTCTCAGGAGCGCCGGTGTACGCGTCCCGGACCCTGGCGAGAACGGCGAACGGCCTGCCCGCCTTCACGGTCCAGACCCTGCCCGACGACCGGGGCATGGTGTCGGTGCCGGAGGCGGACGAGGACCTGGCGGTGCTGCAGAAGTAG
- a CDS encoding metallopeptidase family protein — MDNPVPPPAAGSGPRRRDRHGRGMRGPIAPPQVPLAASRAEAFADLVQDSVERLERRWPQLADIDFLVLEVPRLDGPGRAWNDEAVPLGGTIPARDGRHARVIIYRRPVEIRTKGRDERAALVHEIVVEQVAELLGLTPETVDPRYGED, encoded by the coding sequence ATGGACAACCCCGTACCGCCTCCCGCCGCCGGCTCCGGCCCCCGCCGTCGTGATCGCCACGGCCGGGGCATGCGCGGCCCGATCGCGCCGCCGCAGGTGCCGCTGGCGGCGAGCCGTGCCGAGGCGTTCGCCGACCTCGTGCAGGACTCCGTGGAGCGTCTCGAACGACGGTGGCCGCAGCTCGCCGACATCGATTTCCTGGTGCTCGAGGTACCACGCCTCGACGGCCCCGGGCGGGCCTGGAACGACGAGGCGGTCCCGCTGGGCGGCACGATCCCCGCGCGCGACGGGCGGCACGCTCGGGTGATCATCTACCGGCGACCGGTGGAGATCCGCACCAAGGGGCGCGACGAGCGGGCCGCGCTGGTCCACGAGATCGTCGTCGAACAGGTCGCCGAGCTGCTCGGGCTGACGCCGGAGACGGTCGATCCGCGGTACGGCGAGGACTGA
- a CDS encoding DUF3499 domain-containing protein, whose amino-acid sequence MESRRGPLKSAVPSNVVSPVRRCSRTACGRPAVATLTYVYADSTAVLGPLATYAEPHCYDLCAEHSERLTAPRGWEVVRLLDGSAPARPSGDDLEALANAVREAARPQERAAQAGGGGRGADPMEVARRGHLRVLRSPDS is encoded by the coding sequence GTGGAGAGTCGTCGCGGCCCGCTCAAGAGTGCGGTACCGTCCAACGTCGTGAGCCCTGTACGTCGCTGTTCGCGAACCGCTTGCGGCCGACCCGCCGTTGCGACGCTGACGTACGTCTACGCCGACTCGACCGCGGTCCTCGGCCCGCTCGCCACCTACGCCGAACCCCACTGTTACGACCTGTGCGCCGAGCACTCCGAGCGCCTCACCGCACCCCGCGGCTGGGAGGTCGTACGACTCCTGGACGGCTCGGCTCCGGCGCGGCCCAGTGGCGACGATCTGGAAGCGCTTGCCAACGCCGTGCGCGAGGCGGCCCGGCCGCAGGAGCGTGCCGCGCAGGCCGGCGGCGGCGGTCGCGGGGCCGACCCGATGGAGGTCGCCCGGCGGGGGCACCTGCGGGTGCTGCGTTCTCCCGACAGCTGA
- a CDS encoding L-lactate permease yields the protein MYVQELEPVADSLGLSALVAALPLVIVLVLLGGVRMKAHLAGLTGLVAAALVAWLAYGMPLDQTVSSAVQGAVFGLFPILWIVVNALWVYRMTVRTRHFDILRRSFGRLSDDPRIQALVVAFCFGALLEALAGFGAPVAICSVMLVALGFEPVRAAVVALVANTAPVAFGAMGTPVVTLAQVTGLPLDSVASVVGRQTPLLALVVPLVLVFLVDGRRGLRETWVPALACGIAFAVGQFVASNYVSAQLADIGAALLGAGALVAVPHARVPAAESVRASVLTGVRSEDLDVEDPRPEVVRAYAPYALIVAIFSVAQIPAVKDWLAEATQTYDWPFLDVAGPDGEPVGGNVFTWPIVSTGGTLVLLAGVCSAVVLGVHARVAVKEWAATVHELRFAILTVTSVLALAYVMNLSGQAATIGHFVAAAGAGLAFLSPVLGWFGVAVSGSDTSANALFGALQVTAARESGLSPELLAAANSSGGVLGKMISPQNLTIACAAVGLAGREGDILRKVLPWSVGLLMVMCLIVVGQSSPVLDWMLP from the coding sequence GTGTATGTCCAGGAACTGGAACCCGTCGCCGACTCGCTCGGCCTGTCCGCCCTCGTGGCGGCCCTGCCCCTTGTGATCGTCCTCGTCCTGCTCGGCGGCGTCCGTATGAAGGCGCATCTGGCCGGCCTCACGGGCCTCGTGGCGGCCGCGCTGGTCGCCTGGCTCGCGTACGGCATGCCGCTGGACCAGACGGTCTCCAGCGCCGTCCAGGGCGCCGTGTTCGGGCTCTTCCCGATTCTGTGGATCGTCGTCAACGCCCTGTGGGTGTACCGGATGACCGTCCGCACCCGCCATTTCGACATCCTGCGGCGGTCGTTCGGGCGGCTCTCCGACGATCCGCGCATCCAGGCGCTGGTCGTGGCCTTCTGCTTCGGTGCCCTGCTGGAGGCACTCGCCGGGTTCGGCGCACCCGTCGCGATCTGCTCGGTCATGCTCGTCGCGCTCGGCTTCGAGCCGGTGCGCGCGGCCGTCGTCGCGCTGGTCGCCAACACCGCGCCCGTGGCCTTCGGCGCGATGGGCACACCGGTCGTGACACTCGCTCAAGTCACCGGCCTGCCACTGGACTCCGTGGCCTCCGTGGTGGGGCGTCAGACACCGCTGCTGGCGCTCGTCGTGCCGCTCGTGCTGGTGTTCCTGGTGGACGGACGGCGCGGACTGCGGGAGACCTGGGTGCCCGCCCTGGCGTGCGGAATCGCCTTCGCCGTCGGCCAGTTCGTCGCCTCCAACTACGTCTCGGCACAACTCGCCGACATCGGCGCCGCCTTGCTCGGCGCGGGCGCCCTGGTCGCCGTACCGCACGCGCGCGTGCCCGCCGCCGAGTCCGTACGCGCCTCCGTACTGACCGGGGTGCGCAGCGAGGACCTGGACGTGGAGGACCCACGGCCCGAAGTCGTCCGTGCCTACGCCCCGTACGCGTTGATCGTCGCCATCTTCTCCGTCGCCCAGATCCCGGCGGTCAAGGACTGGCTGGCCGAGGCGACACAGACGTACGACTGGCCCTTCCTGGACGTCGCGGGACCGGACGGCGAGCCGGTCGGCGGCAACGTCTTCACCTGGCCGATCGTCTCCACCGGCGGGACGCTCGTGCTGCTGGCCGGTGTGTGCAGCGCGGTCGTGCTCGGGGTGCACGCGCGCGTGGCGGTCAAGGAGTGGGCGGCCACCGTGCACGAACTGCGGTTCGCGATCCTGACCGTGACGTCCGTGCTGGCCCTCGCCTACGTCATGAACCTCTCCGGACAGGCCGCCACCATCGGCCACTTCGTGGCGGCGGCCGGCGCGGGGCTGGCCTTCCTGTCCCCGGTCCTCGGCTGGTTCGGCGTGGCCGTCTCCGGCTCGGACACCTCGGCCAACGCGCTCTTCGGGGCGCTGCAGGTGACCGCGGCCCGCGAGTCCGGCCTGTCGCCCGAACTCCTGGCCGCCGCCAACAGTTCGGGCGGTGTCCTCGGCAAGATGATCTCGCCGCAGAACCTCACCATCGCCTGCGCGGCCGTCGGACTCGCGGGCCGCGAAGGGGACATACTCCGCAAAGTGCTGCCCTGGAGTGTGGGGCTGCTGATGGTGATGTGCCTGATCGTGGTCGGTCAGAGTTCACCGGTGCTGGATTGGATGCTCCCCTGA
- a CDS encoding phosphomannomutase/phosphoglucomutase, with translation MSADLSQLVKAYDVRGVVPDQWDESLAELFGAAFVQVTGASAIVTGHDMRPSSPGLSRAFARGAAARGADVTEIGLCSTDQLYYASGAFDLPGAMFTASHNPAQYNGIKMCRAGAAPVGQDTGLGEIRALVEGWMDSGAGPEPTATTGTITQRDTLEDYAAHLRSLVDLTSIRPLKVVVDAGNGMGGHTVPTVFAGLPLTLVPMYFELDGTFPNHEANPLDPANIVDLQKRVRDESADLGIAFDGDADRCFVVDEHGDPVSPSAITALVASRELAKHGGKGTIIHNLITSWSVPEVVKENGGTPVRTRVGHSFIKAEMAKSGAIFGGEHSAHYYFADFWNADTGMLAALHVLAALGGQDGTLSALVAQYDRYAGSGEINSTVDDQTARLTAIRSAYEGREGVTLDHLDGLTITAADWWFNVRPSNTEPLLRLNAEARDEATMTKVRDEVLEIIRG, from the coding sequence GTGTCTGCTGATCTGTCGCAGCTCGTGAAGGCGTACGACGTACGCGGGGTGGTCCCGGACCAATGGGACGAATCGCTGGCCGAGCTGTTCGGGGCCGCCTTCGTCCAGGTGACCGGGGCGAGCGCGATCGTGACCGGGCACGACATGCGGCCCTCGTCGCCAGGGCTGTCGCGCGCCTTCGCGCGCGGGGCGGCGGCGCGCGGTGCCGACGTGACCGAGATCGGCCTGTGCTCGACCGACCAGCTGTACTACGCGTCCGGCGCGTTCGACCTGCCGGGCGCCATGTTCACGGCCTCGCACAACCCGGCCCAGTACAACGGCATCAAGATGTGCCGGGCGGGCGCGGCCCCCGTCGGCCAGGACACCGGCCTCGGCGAGATCCGCGCACTGGTCGAGGGCTGGATGGACTCCGGTGCCGGCCCGGAACCGACGGCCACGACGGGAACGATCACGCAGCGGGACACGTTGGAGGACTACGCGGCACACCTCCGCTCCCTCGTCGACCTGACCTCCATCCGCCCGCTGAAGGTCGTCGTCGACGCGGGCAACGGCATGGGCGGCCACACCGTGCCCACGGTCTTCGCCGGCCTGCCCCTGACCCTGGTGCCGATGTACTTCGAGCTGGACGGCACCTTCCCCAACCACGAGGCGAACCCGCTGGACCCGGCGAACATCGTCGACCTCCAGAAGCGCGTCCGTGACGAGTCCGCCGACCTCGGCATCGCCTTCGACGGCGACGCCGACCGCTGCTTCGTCGTCGACGAGCACGGCGACCCGGTCTCCCCGTCCGCCATCACCGCCCTCGTCGCCTCCCGCGAGCTGGCCAAGCACGGCGGCAAGGGCACGATCATCCACAACCTGATCACGTCCTGGTCGGTCCCGGAGGTCGTCAAGGAGAACGGCGGCACGCCCGTCCGCACCCGCGTGGGCCACTCCTTCATCAAGGCCGAAATGGCCAAGTCCGGCGCGATCTTCGGCGGCGAGCACTCCGCGCACTACTACTTCGCCGACTTCTGGAACGCGGACACGGGCATGCTCGCCGCCCTCCACGTCCTCGCCGCCCTCGGCGGCCAGGACGGCACCCTCTCCGCCCTCGTCGCCCAGTACGACCGCTACGCCGGCTCCGGCGAGATCAACTCCACCGTCGACGACCAAACCGCCCGCCTCACCGCGATCCGCTCCGCCTACGAGGGCCGCGAAGGCGTAACCCTCGACCACCTCGACGGCCTCACGATCACCGCCGCCGACTGGTGGTTCAACGTCCGCCCCTCCAACACGGAACCACTCCTCCGCCTGAACGCAGAGGCCCGCGACGAGGCCACGATGACGAAGGTCCGGGACGAGGTGCTGGAGATCATCAGGGGCTGA
- a CDS encoding Trm112 family protein yields MPLESGLLEILACPACHAPLKEQDTELICTGQDCGLAYPVRDGIPVLLVDEARHPA; encoded by the coding sequence ATGCCGCTCGAATCCGGCCTCCTGGAGATCCTCGCCTGCCCGGCCTGCCACGCCCCTCTCAAGGAGCAGGACACGGAGCTGATCTGCACAGGCCAGGACTGCGGCCTGGCATACCCCGTCCGCGACGGCATCCCCGTCCTCCTCGTCGACGAGGCCCGCCACCCCGCGTAA
- a CDS encoding SIS domain-containing protein, giving the protein MLDESLLDAPEALSEADQRGLLRGAAEAGARVRTAARHAAESGVHDLKPDGRPRAVLIAGPGAAAICVADLLGTLAGAGSPVTRLAPSGVAPAAGALRWELPGWAGSVDLLLIATPDGTEPGLSLLADQAYRRGCTVAAVAPPRTPLAEAVDGAHGLFVPLATAPYEEDESLAAASAPGVLWALLTPLLALLDRTGLLTAPPDAIEKVADRLDHIAERCGPAIATYSNPAKTLAAELADALPLVWTEGTSAGPAGRRFAAALAELSGTPAVVAELPEALAAHSALLAGPLAASADPDDFFRDRVEEPPAMHARVVLLRDRPIEGLTAAPAARDLALSHDTPISELEPEPGGELETLAELIAITDFAAVYLALASRA; this is encoded by the coding sequence ATGCTCGACGAATCGCTGCTCGACGCCCCCGAGGCGCTCTCGGAGGCCGACCAACGCGGCCTGCTCCGCGGCGCCGCAGAGGCCGGCGCCCGAGTCCGCACCGCGGCCCGGCACGCCGCCGAGTCCGGCGTCCACGACCTCAAACCGGACGGCCGCCCCCGCGCCGTGCTCATCGCGGGCCCCGGCGCCGCCGCCATCTGCGTGGCCGACCTCCTCGGCACGCTCGCAGGCGCAGGCAGCCCGGTGACCCGCCTCGCCCCCTCCGGCGTCGCCCCCGCCGCAGGCGCCCTGCGCTGGGAACTCCCCGGCTGGGCCGGCTCGGTGGACCTCCTGCTCATCGCCACCCCGGACGGCACCGAACCCGGCCTCTCCCTCCTCGCCGACCAGGCCTACCGCCGCGGCTGCACGGTCGCCGCCGTAGCCCCGCCCCGCACCCCGCTCGCCGAGGCGGTGGACGGCGCCCACGGTCTCTTCGTACCGCTCGCGACCGCCCCGTACGAGGAGGACGAATCCCTCGCCGCCGCGTCTGCGCCCGGCGTCCTGTGGGCGCTGCTGACCCCGCTGCTCGCCCTCCTCGACCGCACCGGCCTGCTCACCGCTCCGCCGGACGCCATCGAGAAGGTCGCCGACCGCCTCGACCACATCGCCGAACGCTGCGGGCCGGCCATCGCGACGTACAGCAACCCCGCCAAGACCCTCGCGGCCGAACTCGCCGACGCCCTCCCGCTGGTCTGGACCGAGGGCACCTCGGCAGGACCGGCCGGCCGCAGGTTCGCCGCGGCCCTCGCCGAACTCTCTGGCACACCGGCCGTAGTCGCCGAACTCCCCGAGGCACTCGCCGCGCACAGCGCCCTGCTCGCCGGCCCACTCGCCGCCAGTGCCGACCCCGACGACTTCTTCCGCGACCGCGTCGAGGAGCCACCCGCGATGCACGCGCGCGTGGTGCTGCTCCGCGACCGCCCGATCGAGGGCCTCACCGCCGCCCCCGCAGCCCGTGACCTGGCCCTCAGCCACGACACGCCGATCAGCGAACTGGAGCCGGAACCCGGTGGCGAACTGGAGACCCTCGCCGAACTGATCGCCATCACCGATTTCGCCGCCGTTTACCTGGCGCTCGCTTCGAGGGCCTGA